The Candidatus Eremiobacterota bacterium DNA segment GTCGAGCTCTGCGGAGTTCAGCGGCAGGGGTCGGGCGCCGACTTCCATTCTCGCCTCCAGTTCGCGTACGCGCCGGCCATCTCGCGGCGGCGGAAGGCGCGCCAGCGGTCTTCGGCGCCGGGAAGCACCTTCGCGGGATCGGTCTCGTACACCGGCCACTTCGCCGCCGGGTCGAGGACCGGAAACCGCGCCAGCCAGCAGTACAGCTCCAAGTTCGTCTGCTTCAGCCGCGCGTGCTCGACCGAGATGAAGTAGCGCGCGCCTTTGCGGATCGCGCTCTGCTCGTCGAACGGCGTCCACAGGTGCGGGTCTTCCTCCCAGCCTTTGCGGTCGACCGTGTACAAGATGGACGGATCGTAGTGCCCCATCACGACCAGCGTGCCGGCCGCGAGCGTCGCGTCGAGCTGCTTCGCGCGGGCGAAGTTCGCCCGGTTCCACTGATAGTACGGCGCGATCTCGCGGTAACCGGCGATCAGCGCCGCGATCCACACCACGGCCGCGATGCCGGCCAGCGTCGTGCGGCGCTCGCGCTCCGCGCTCCAGCGGTCGAACGCGAACGCGCATAGCCGCCCAATCATCAGCGCCGCGAGCGGCAGGAGCAGGTACAGGTAGTAGTCGACGCGCTCGACCGTCACGACGACGTACGCGTACAGCAGCCCGCCGCCGAGCCAGCCCCACAGCAGCGCGTCGCTGCGCGAGCCTTCCGCGCCTTGCGCGCCCTTGCCTCGATCCTTCGACGAGCTCAGGATGACAACGACAAAGCCCAGGATCGCGAGCGCGAACCAAACCGGCCCGACCATCGTGGTCGCGAGCATCCTCAGCGCGTGCCCGAACGAGATCGCCTTCTGCAGGAACGCGTGCGGCGAAGTCAGTGCCGCGACTAGCGAAGGAAGCACGTGCAGCTTGGTGATGCCGCTCGCCCAGTGCCACTCCGCGTGCGCCGAGACGTACGCGTCGTACGCGATCAGCGGCACGAACGCGGCCGCGAACAGCGCCCACAGCTGCAGCCGCGTGACCGCGCCGCGCCATCCGAGCGTCGCGACCGCGCACGCCGCAACCGGGATCGCCGCCGTCACCGCCACCGGCTTCGCCAAAAACGCCAGCATGAGCAGCAGCGCCGCCACCCACCACCCCCGCCACGACCGCGCCTCGTCTTCGACGATCCAGCGCGCGCACGTGTACAGCGCGCAGGTGGTGAAGAAGACCATCGCGGTGTCGGGCATGAACGTCCGGCTGTAGTACCAGGCGCCGGGCATGATCGCGAACGCCGCCGCCGCGGCGATCCCGGCGATGGCCGACCGGAACAGCCAGCGGCCGAACAGCGCGATCACCGGGATCGTTGCGATACCGAACGCGAGCGAGATCAGCCGCCCGAAGATCTCGTGCACCCCGAAGACCTTGTACAGCGTCGCGGCGAGGAACGGGACGATCTGCAGTTCCAGCTCGACGTAGTTCGGCGGCGGCCCGTTGTAGTCGGTCTGCGGGAAGAAGATGTTGTACTGCAACTGCGCGAAATTGCGCGCGATCGCGGCCGTGTCGCCTTGGCGCCAGCCGGGATGGTCGAAGATCGGGTCGTGGATCCCGTAGAGCCGCAGCGCCGCGCCGGCGAGCGTCAAGGGGATCACCGCGATCCAAAACAGCCGCGCCGGGGTCACTGAACCGATCGGAACGTCCAGTACTTGTTCACGAAGAAGTTCACGACGATGCCCGAGACCGTTGCAATGAACCAGGTCTTGTGCCCGTGGCCGAAGGCCGGCGCGACGAGCGCCGAGACGGCGAGCCCGACCAGCAGCGCCATCACCGAGACGCTCAAGAACTGCACCGCCTCTTTGCCCGCGTGGCCGGTCGAGCGGAACGTCCACACGCGGTTCAGGAAGTAGTTCGACACCCCGCCGGCGAGAAACGCGATCGAGTAGATCGCATAGTACGGCCCGGCCGCCGCAGGATTGATCCCGCCGCGCCGGAGCGCCGCCTGCAACAGCGTGAAGATCACCAGGTTCACCACGAACCCCGACGCGCCGACGATCCCGAACTTCACGAACTGCCGCACGCCGCGCCGCGTCCGCACGCGCTGGAAGAAGCTCGGGCTCGTGTCAGGTGCGCTCATGCTACCCAGTACCAGTCGGCGAACAGCACGGTGAACAGTCCCAGCAGCGGCAAGGAGAACGCGACGTAGGCGTTCTGGAACGTCGGCCGCGCGCCCCACAGCGCGAACAGCGCGAACATCGGGAAGAGGACCAGCGCGAAGCGCGGCATGCTCATGAGGCTCGAGGTGCACATCGGGATGACGATCGAGAGCGCCATGTAGAGCACGTACGAGAGCCGCAGCCGCCGGAAGCCGACCACCAGCACGACCAGCATCAGCGCGGTGAACGCCAGCTCGAGCGACTCGTTCGCGACGGTCTGCGGCGCGTGCGCGTGCACGATCTTGCCGATCGTGTTCGAGACGGAGACCCACGGCGGCGCGAAGTGCCGGCCCCAGTGCGTCTGCACGTGCGAGAACCGCAGCGGGTCGCCGTTGAGCACCCACAGGTAGCCCATGTAGAGCGCGAGCCCGAGCGGGACGAGCGCCATCCCGATCAGCGGCTTGACGACGTCGTCGATCCAGTAGCGGAAGAACTCGCGCCCGCCTTCCTTCGCCGCGACCACCCACTCCACGAACAGCGGGACCGCGAGCAGCACGCCTTCCGAACGCGTCAGCGCCGCGAAGAACCCGAACACCCCGGCGATCAGCCAGCGCCGCTCGCGCACGTAGTAGAACGAGGCGACGGTCAGGAACAGGAACAGCGACTCGCTGTAGACCGCCGAGAAGAAGATCGCGGTCGGAAAGATCGAGACGAAAAAGGCGGCGCGCTGCGCGACGTGGCGGTTGTACTCGTGCTCGACCAGCTTGTAGAGGTAGAGCAAGGCGAAGAAGCTGGCCGCGTTCGAGACGATCAGCCCGGCGATCAGCTCGGAGCCGGTGAACCCGCCGGCGATCCGGATCAGCAGCGGGTAGAGCGGAAAGAACGCCGGCTCCGTTCCCGAGTAGCCGTTGCGCGCGATGCCGAGATAGTGCTCGGCGTCCCAGCGCCCCCACACCGCGAGCAGCGCGTTCTCCGAGGCGGCGTAGTGCACGCCGGGCCGCTGTCCGATCACCATCGCCGCGAGCTCCGCGATCGCCAGCAGCGGCAGCCGCGTCATCAGGAACGTCAGCGCGACGTCGCGGACGGTCTGGTTGAAGCGCGCCGCGACGACCAGCTTCGCGAGCGCGAAGACGGCGGCCGCGGCCGCGGCGGCGCGCTCGGTCCCGTGGCCGCCGCTGGGCGGGAGGAGCGTCCCCCACAGCAGGACCAGCCCCGACCACGAGATCGCGTCGTACTGCAGCGCGGTGATCTGGTCGACCCGGGCCCGCCGCGCGAAGTACCGCGAGTAGGCGATCCACCCGCCGTACACGCCGACGACGCCGGCCGCGATGCACAGCAGCCACATCGCGTCGAGGAACAGCGGACCGTGCGGGGCGCGCAGCGCGAGCGCGTACCAGAGGAAGAAGCCGGTGGTGAGGCCGGCGATGCCGACCGACGCGACCGCCGGCCAGCCGACGGCGGCGACGAACGACGCGGGTCGCCTCGGGACGGCGTGCGCGGCGGGGGCGGCGAGATCCACGGTCGGGCTCGTTCCCCGCGAACGGCATCGGTCGCCTGCATGGATACCGCCCGCTCGGCGGCAAAACCGGAACCGTCCGCCGCGCGCGGCGGGTCAAGACGCTGTGGGGCCGCAGGCCCCGGGGAGCAAGACGATTCCGAATCGATTCGACGTGATCGTGGTGGGCGCGGGGAGCGGCGGTTACGCCGCGGCGCGCACCGCCCGCGACCTCGGCGCGAACGTCGCCCTGGTGGATCAGGGCCCGCTCGGCGGCTTGTGCATCCTGCGCGGCTGCATGCCCTCGAAGACGCTGATCGCGACCGGCGACCTCCTGCACGAGATCGGCAAGGCCGGCGAGCTGGCGGTCCGCGTCGAGCGGCCGGCGCTCGACTTCGGCGCGCTCGCCGCGCGCAAGCGCACGCTGGTCCGCGGCTGGGCCGACTACCGCATCGCCGGGATCGAGACGTTTCCGCTCTTTCACGGTGCGGCGCGCTTCGAGTCGCCGACCACGCTGCGGGTCGGCGACGAGGTCCTCTACGCCCCGCGCTTCGTCATCGCCACCGGCAGCAGCGTCGCTCCGGCGGCGGTCCACGGGCTCGCCGAGGCCGGCTTCATCGACAGCGACGCCGCGCTCGATCTCGAAGCGCCGCCGAAGTCGCTGATCGTCTTGGGCGGCGGCTACGTCGGCAGCGAGCTGGGCCAGTTCTTCCACCGCGCCGGCGTCCCGGTGACGTTCATCGTCCGCTCGCAGCACTTGCTCTCCGGCGAAGATCACGACGTCGGCTTGGGTCTGACCGAGTACTTGCGCGAGGAAGGGATTCGGATCGAGACGTGCGCGCAAGTCCAGTCGGTCGCCGTGCGGGACGACGGGCTCAAAGCCGTCCGCTACAAGCAAGACGGCGACGAGCGCGAGGTCGCCGCGCACGAGATCTTCTACGCGCTCGGCCGCGTCCCGAACGCGTGCGGGCTCGAGCTCGACAAAGCGGGCGTCGAGCACCACGAGATCACCGGCATTCCCGTCGACGCGACGCTGCGCACCTCGAATCCCGACGTCTACGCGGTCGGCGACGTGACCGGACAGTTTCCGCTCGTGCACGTGGCGATCCAGCAGGGCGAGATCGCGGGCCGCAACGCGGCGACCGGCGCGCACGAACGCGCCGACTACCGCATCTCGAAGACCCATACGGTCTTCACCGACCCGCAGGTCGCGATCGTCGGTGAGACGGAGCGCGAGCTGCAAGCAAACGGGATCGAGTACCTCAAGGCGGCGTACCCGTTCGAAGAGCACGGCAAGGCGGTCGCGCTCGGCCGCACGCAAGGCTTCGTGAAGATGATGGCCTCGCCGAAGGACGGCCGCATTCTCGGCGCGGCGATCCTCGGCCCCGATGCCTCCGATCTGATCGAGCCGCTGATCGTCGCGATGGCGTACGGCGCGACCGTCCAGGACTACGCGCGCATCCCGCACCTTCACCCGACGCTGGTCGAGATCCTGACCTATCCCGCCGAGGAGATCGCCGAGCGGCTGCGCGACGTTCCGCCGCTCGCCGTTGCGAAGTAGCATGCACGCGGCGCTGGTGCAGTTCAAGCCGCGCAAGGGCGATCTGGACGCGAACCTCGACGCGATGCGCGCGGTGTTCGAGCAGCTCGCGCCGACCGGCACCGAGCTGATCGTCTTTCCCGAAGCGGCGCTGACCGGGTATTTCCTCGAAGGCGCGGTCTACGAGCTCGCGCTCGACGCGCCGTCGCTCGCGCGCGCGGTCGACGAGGAGTGGCGCGCGACCGGCGCCACGCGCGCGGTCGACATCGTGGTCGGCTTCTACGAGAACGCCGGCGGGACGTTTCACAACAGCGCAATGTACCTGCGCGCCGGCGGCCCGGAGCGCGCGCGGATCGTGCACGTCCACCGCAAGATGTTCTTGCCGACCTACGGCGTCTTCGACGAAGAGCGGTTTCTCACGCGCGGCCGCCGGCTGGCGGCGTTCGAGAGCGCGTTCGGGCCGGCGGCGATGCTGATCTGCGAGGACGCCTGGCACGCGATCATGCCGACCGTCGCGGCGCTGAAGGGCGCGCGGCTGCTGATCGTCCCGAGCGCCTCGCCCGGACGCGGCATCTGCGGCGACGGCGAGCTGGAAAGCAACGCGCGCTGGAAGTCGATCCTCGCCGCGGCGGCTTCCGAGCACGGCGTGTACGTGCTGTACGCCGGGCTGACCGGGTTCGAGGGCGGCAAAGGGATGTCGGGCAACACCTGCGCGTTCTCGCCGCGCGGCGACCTGCTCGCCTCGGCCGGACCGCTCGATCCGTGCATCGTGCGCGTGCAGCTCGATCCGAACGAAGTCGACTTGGCGCGCGCGACGATCCCACTCCTCGGCGATCTCTCCGCCGTCCTCCCCGACCTGTGGCTCGACGAGGAGATCCCGGTGACGCGCCGGATCGAGGAGCGCACGTGAACGCGCAGACCTCACTGCCCGTCATCGAAACGCCGCTCGACGAGCCGTCGCTGGCGATCGATCCGGAGCTCACCGCGCGCTGGCTCGAAGCGTTCTTGCGCGACGAGATGGTCGAGCGGCGCGGGATCGGCCGCGCGATCCTCGGGCTCTCGGGCGGGATCGACAGCGCGCTGGTCGCGTACCTGTGCGCGCGCGCGCTCGGGCCGCAGAACGTCTATGCCATCCGCATGCCGTACAAGACGTCCTCGCCCAGCTCGCTCAGCGACGCGCAGCGCGTCGTCGACGCGCTCGGGATCAACTGCGAGACGATCGAGATCAGCGACGCCGTCGACGGCTACCTCGCGCACGCGCCGGACGCCGACGCGCGCCGCAAAGGGAACGTGATGGCGCGGATGCGGATGCTGGTGCTCTTCGACCAGTCGGCGCGCCGCAACGCGCTCCCGGTCGGGACCGGAAACAAGACGGAGCGGCTGATGGGCTACTTCACCTGGCACGCCGACGACACGCCGCCGGTGAACCCGATCGGCGATCTGTTCAAGACGCAGGTGTGGGCGCTCGCGCGCCACCTCGGCGTCCCCAACGAAGTCGTCGACAAGCCGCCCAGCGCCGATCTCGAAGCGAACCAAACCGACGAGGGCGATCTCGGCATCACCTATGCGAAAGCCGACCGCATCCTGAACTTGATCCTGTTCGGCTACAAGGACCCGGCGATCGTCGCGCGCGGCTTCAGCGAGTCCGAGGTGGGATTGGTGCGCCGCCGCGTCGACGCGACGCACTGGAAGCGCCACCTGCCGACGACGGCGCTGGTCTCCGGCACCGCGATCAACGAGTTCTACCTGCGCCCGGTGGACTTCTGAGTGCAGACGTCCTCGCAGCCTCCGCGCGCCGGCGACCCGCTCCCGCCGCACGGCTTCTTTCCGGTCGGCTTGAACCTGGCCGGGCGGCGGTGCGTCGTGATCGGCGCCGCCGACGACAGCGAAGCGAGCGAGAAGGCCGCCGCGCTGCGCGAAGTCGACGCCGACGTTCGTCGAATCACCGATCCGGCGGCACTGCGCGACGAGGACGTCGCCGGCGCGTTCTTCGTGATCTCCACGCCGCAGGACGAGGCGCTCTCGGCGCGCCTGCGCGCGCTCGCCGACGCGCACAAGTTTCTGCTGTGCACGATCGACCAGCCGCGCTACGGCTTCGTCGCGATGCAGGCGATCGTCAAAGCCGGACCGGTGCGGATCGGGATTTCGACCGGCGGCGTCGCGCCGCGTGTCGGCAAGATCCTCAAAGCCGCGCTGCAGCGCGTGCTCGACGCGAAGTTCGCGCGCTTCGTCGACTGCCTGGCGACGCAGAAGCGCCGCAACCGCACGCGCCTGGCCGGCGACGGCGCGGCGCGCCGCCGTGCGATGATCGACGCCGCCCGCGGGTTCGAGCTGGACGTGCGCGCCGCGTACCCGCAGTGGTTCGAGGACGAGCTGGCGGCGGCCGCGCCGCGCGTGCCGGAGGAGAACCCGTAGTGGCTTCGGTCGAGATCGTCACCATCGGCACCGAGATTCTGCTCGGCCACCTCACCGACACCAACGCGCCGTACGTCGCGCGCCACCTCGCCGATCACGGTGTCGACGTGTACGCGAAACACTCCGTCGGCGACAACGCCGAGCGGCTCGCGGTGATGCTGGAAACGGTGCTCGAGCGCGCCGACGGCGCGATCACGACCGGCGGGCTCGGCCCGACGGTCGACGACCTCACCAAAGACGCGGTCGCGCGCGCCGTCCGCAAAGAGCTGGTGCTGCACGAGCCGTCGCTGCGCGCGATCGAGGAGCGCTTCAAGGCCTTCGGGCGCGAGATGACCGGCAACAACCGGCGCCAAGCCTATCTGCCCGAAGGGTGCGTGGTGCTGGAGAACCCGCACGGCACCGCGCCCGGCTTCGTCGCGCTGCGCGAGGACGGCAAGTTCGTCGCCTGCATGCCGGGCGTGCCGCGCGAGATGAAGCCGATGCTCCAGGAGAAGCTGATCCCGTGGCTGGTGCAGCGCTTCGGCTTGCGCGAGGCGATCTACACCAAGACGCTGCACACCGTGGGAATCGGCGAGTCGCAGCTGGACGCGAAGATCGAAGACCTCTTCCGCACGCTCGAGAACCCGAAGATCGCGGTGCTCGCCCACGGCTTTCGCGTCGACGTGAAGGTGATGGCGAAAGCCGCGAGCCGCGCGCAAGCCGAAACGCTGATCGAGCCGGTCGCCGCCGAGCTGCGCCGCCGCATCGGCAGCGGTTACTACGGCGACGACGAGACCACGCTCCCCGGCGCGATCGTGCGCGCGCTCGCCGCACGCGGGCTGACGCTCGGCACGGCGGAGTCGTGCACCGGCGGCGCGGTCGCCGACGAGATCGTCAGCGTCGCCGGCGCGTCGGCGGTGTTTCGCGGCGCGGTCGTCGCGTACGCCGACGAGGTCAAGACCGCGCTGCTCGACGTTCCTGAGACGACGCTGAGAAGCGCCGGCGCGGTCAGCGAGGAGACCGCCGTCGCGATGGCGCGCGGCGCGCTGCGGCAGCTTGACGCGGATTTTGCGATCTCGACCACGGGGATTGCGGGCCCCGGCGGTGGAACGGCGGAAAAACCGGTCGGGCTCGTGTGGTTCGCGCTCGCATTGGGAGCGAGTGAGATCGAGACACGGCGGCTCACCTTTCCCGGCGACCGGGCCGACATTCGAGAACGAGCGACCGTGGCTGCGCTGAGCTTGATTTGGCGTAGGCTCGAGCGCGACGTTCAAGCGGCGACCGGCGTTCCCTAGCCTCAAGAAAGCGATGCGCATGACACACCGCCCCTACTTCCGTCCGATCGTCTTCTCGCTGACGGCGGCTCTGTTGCTCGCCGGCTGCACTCGGATCGGCGGC contains these protein-coding regions:
- a CDS encoding glycosyltransferase family 39 protein, which encodes MTPARLFWIAVIPLTLAGAALRLYGIHDPIFDHPGWRQGDTAAIARNFAQLQYNIFFPQTDYNGPPPNYVELELQIVPFLAATLYKVFGVHEIFGRLISLAFGIATIPVIALFGRWLFRSAIAGIAAAAAFAIMPGAWYYSRTFMPDTAMVFFTTCALYTCARWIVEDEARSWRGWWVAALLLMLAFLAKPVAVTAAIPVAACAVATLGWRGAVTRLQLWALFAAAFVPLIAYDAYVSAHAEWHWASGITKLHVLPSLVAALTSPHAFLQKAISFGHALRMLATTMVGPVWFALAILGFVVVILSSSKDRGKGAQGAEGSRSDALLWGWLGGGLLYAYVVVTVERVDYYLYLLLPLAALMIGRLCAFAFDRWSAERERRTTLAGIAAVVWIAALIAGYREIAPYYQWNRANFARAKQLDATLAAGTLVVMGHYDPSILYTVDRKGWEEDPHLWTPFDEQSAIRKGARYFISVEHARLKQTNLELYCWLARFPVLDPAAKWPVYETDPAKVLPGAEDRWRAFRRREMAGAYANWRREWKSAPDPCR
- a CDS encoding GtrA family protein, with the protein product MSAPDTSPSFFQRVRTRRGVRQFVKFGIVGASGFVVNLVIFTLLQAALRRGGINPAAAGPYYAIYSIAFLAGGVSNYFLNRVWTFRSTGHAGKEAVQFLSVSVMALLVGLAVSALVAPAFGHGHKTWFIATVSGIVVNFFVNKYWTFRSVQ
- a CDS encoding glycosyltransferase family 39 protein; its protein translation is MDLAAPAAHAVPRRPASFVAAVGWPAVASVGIAGLTTGFFLWYALALRAPHGPLFLDAMWLLCIAAGVVGVYGGWIAYSRYFARRARVDQITALQYDAISWSGLVLLWGTLLPPSGGHGTERAAAAAAAVFALAKLVVAARFNQTVRDVALTFLMTRLPLLAIAELAAMVIGQRPGVHYAASENALLAVWGRWDAEHYLGIARNGYSGTEPAFFPLYPLLIRIAGGFTGSELIAGLIVSNAASFFALLYLYKLVEHEYNRHVAQRAAFFVSIFPTAIFFSAVYSESLFLFLTVASFYYVRERRWLIAGVFGFFAALTRSEGVLLAVPLFVEWVVAAKEGGREFFRYWIDDVVKPLIGMALVPLGLALYMGYLWVLNGDPLRFSHVQTHWGRHFAPPWVSVSNTIGKIVHAHAPQTVANESLELAFTALMLVVLVVGFRRLRLSYVLYMALSIVIPMCTSSLMSMPRFALVLFPMFALFALWGARPTFQNAYVAFSLPLLGLFTVLFADWYWVA
- a CDS encoding dihydrolipoyl dehydrogenase; the encoded protein is MIVVGAGSGGYAAARTARDLGANVALVDQGPLGGLCILRGCMPSKTLIATGDLLHEIGKAGELAVRVERPALDFGALAARKRTLVRGWADYRIAGIETFPLFHGAARFESPTTLRVGDEVLYAPRFVIATGSSVAPAAVHGLAEAGFIDSDAALDLEAPPKSLIVLGGGYVGSELGQFFHRAGVPVTFIVRSQHLLSGEDHDVGLGLTEYLREEGIRIETCAQVQSVAVRDDGLKAVRYKQDGDEREVAAHEIFYALGRVPNACGLELDKAGVEHHEITGIPVDATLRTSNPDVYAVGDVTGQFPLVHVAIQQGEIAGRNAATGAHERADYRISKTHTVFTDPQVAIVGETERELQANGIEYLKAAYPFEEHGKAVALGRTQGFVKMMASPKDGRILGAAILGPDASDLIEPLIVAMAYGATVQDYARIPHLHPTLVEILTYPAEEIAERLRDVPPLAVAK
- a CDS encoding beta-ureidopropionase codes for the protein MHAALVQFKPRKGDLDANLDAMRAVFEQLAPTGTELIVFPEAALTGYFLEGAVYELALDAPSLARAVDEEWRATGATRAVDIVVGFYENAGGTFHNSAMYLRAGGPERARIVHVHRKMFLPTYGVFDEERFLTRGRRLAAFESAFGPAAMLICEDAWHAIMPTVAALKGARLLIVPSASPGRGICGDGELESNARWKSILAAAASEHGVYVLYAGLTGFEGGKGMSGNTCAFSPRGDLLASAGPLDPCIVRVQLDPNEVDLARATIPLLGDLSAVLPDLWLDEEIPVTRRIEERT
- a CDS encoding NAD+ synthase codes for the protein MPVIETPLDEPSLAIDPELTARWLEAFLRDEMVERRGIGRAILGLSGGIDSALVAYLCARALGPQNVYAIRMPYKTSSPSSLSDAQRVVDALGINCETIEISDAVDGYLAHAPDADARRKGNVMARMRMLVLFDQSARRNALPVGTGNKTERLMGYFTWHADDTPPVNPIGDLFKTQVWALARHLGVPNEVVDKPPSADLEANQTDEGDLGITYAKADRILNLILFGYKDPAIVARGFSESEVGLVRRRVDATHWKRHLPTTALVSGTAINEFYLRPVDF
- a CDS encoding competence/damage-inducible protein A, yielding MASVEIVTIGTEILLGHLTDTNAPYVARHLADHGVDVYAKHSVGDNAERLAVMLETVLERADGAITTGGLGPTVDDLTKDAVARAVRKELVLHEPSLRAIEERFKAFGREMTGNNRRQAYLPEGCVVLENPHGTAPGFVALREDGKFVACMPGVPREMKPMLQEKLIPWLVQRFGLREAIYTKTLHTVGIGESQLDAKIEDLFRTLENPKIAVLAHGFRVDVKVMAKAASRAQAETLIEPVAAELRRRIGSGYYGDDETTLPGAIVRALAARGLTLGTAESCTGGAVADEIVSVAGASAVFRGAVVAYADEVKTALLDVPETTLRSAGAVSEETAVAMARGALRQLDADFAISTTGIAGPGGGTAEKPVGLVWFALALGASEIETRRLTFPGDRADIRERATVAALSLIWRRLERDVQAATGVP